The proteins below are encoded in one region of Clostridium pasteurianum DSM 525 = ATCC 6013:
- the kdpB gene encoding potassium-transporting ATPase subunit KdpB: MENKKSKFITKDIMKDASVECFKKLNPQYMFKNPVMFVVEIGFFISLFLTIFPNVFGDTGNNLRIYNFIVTIILFITVLFANFAEAVAEGRGKAQAETLKKTRKDTVAKLLDSNGKVTVISASELKKGDIVLVENGDIIPNDGEVIEGIASVDESAITGESAPVVKEPGGDFASVTGGTKVVSDWLKIKMTATPGESFLDKMINLVEGSSRQKTPNEIALNTILVSLTLIFLIVLVSLYPMASYVGVKISISTLIALLVCLIPTTIGGLLSAIGIAGMDRVTRFNVIAMSGKAVEACGDVDTMILDKTGTITFGNRLASDFIPVGGLQKIELINYAVICSLSDDTPEGKSIVELGKKLGCSVDKDKYINIRFEEFTAQTRMSGIDLEDGTSIRKGAYDAIKKRVTELEGKIPEELEDTVNNVAKLGGTPLVVCVNNKIYGVIYLKDTVKPGLVERFQRLREIGIKTIMCTGDNPLTAATIAKEAGVDGFVAECKPEDKIDVIKKEQSEGKIVAMTGDGTNDAPALAQADVGLAMNSGTTAAKEAANMVDLDSDPTKILEVVEIGKQLLITRGALTTFSIANDAAKYFAIIPAIFTAAIPQMQVMNIMKLSTPNSAILSALIFNAIIIPLLIPIAMKGVKYRAMKAEMLLLRNMLIFGLGGVLAPFVGIKIIDMIITPMVRIFNLG, encoded by the coding sequence AAATCTAAATTTATTACAAAGGATATAATGAAAGATGCATCTGTTGAATGTTTTAAGAAACTAAATCCTCAATATATGTTTAAAAATCCTGTTATGTTTGTAGTTGAAATTGGTTTCTTTATATCACTGTTTCTCACAATTTTTCCCAATGTATTTGGTGATACAGGAAACAATTTGAGGATTTATAATTTTATAGTAACTATAATTTTATTTATAACGGTTTTATTTGCGAATTTTGCAGAGGCAGTGGCAGAGGGCAGAGGAAAGGCTCAGGCAGAAACTCTTAAGAAAACTCGTAAGGATACCGTGGCAAAGCTTTTAGATTCCAATGGAAAAGTAACAGTAATAAGTGCCAGTGAACTTAAAAAAGGTGATATAGTTTTAGTGGAAAATGGAGATATAATTCCAAATGATGGTGAAGTCATTGAAGGGATAGCATCTGTAGATGAATCTGCAATTACTGGTGAATCAGCACCAGTTGTAAAAGAACCTGGTGGAGACTTTGCTTCAGTTACAGGAGGAACAAAGGTTGTAAGCGATTGGCTTAAAATCAAAATGACAGCTACTCCAGGTGAATCCTTCCTTGATAAGATGATTAACCTTGTAGAAGGTTCTTCAAGACAAAAGACTCCAAATGAGATTGCACTTAATACTATACTTGTAAGTCTTACGCTGATTTTTCTCATTGTACTGGTATCACTTTATCCTATGGCATCCTACGTTGGAGTGAAAATTTCAATATCAACACTTATAGCTCTTTTAGTTTGCCTAATACCAACTACTATAGGTGGACTTTTATCTGCAATTGGTATAGCGGGAATGGATAGAGTTACTCGATTTAATGTAATAGCTATGTCCGGAAAAGCTGTTGAGGCCTGTGGTGATGTAGATACTATGATACTTGATAAAACGGGAACTATAACCTTTGGAAACAGACTTGCATCAGATTTTATTCCCGTTGGAGGTTTACAAAAGATAGAGCTTATAAATTATGCAGTGATATGTTCTTTAAGTGATGATACTCCAGAAGGTAAGTCTATAGTTGAACTTGGGAAAAAATTAGGATGCTCTGTGGATAAGGATAAATATATCAATATAAGGTTTGAAGAGTTTACAGCACAGACTAGGATGAGTGGAATAGACTTAGAAGATGGTACTAGTATAAGAAAGGGAGCCTATGATGCCATAAAAAAGAGAGTTACAGAACTTGAGGGTAAAATACCTGAGGAATTAGAAGATACAGTTAATAATGTAGCTAAATTAGGTGGAACACCTCTTGTAGTATGTGTTAACAATAAAATTTATGGAGTTATATATCTAAAGGATACCGTTAAACCTGGACTTGTGGAAAGATTTCAAAGGCTTCGTGAAATTGGTATTAAGACTATAATGTGTACTGGAGATAATCCTCTTACAGCTGCAACTATTGCCAAAGAAGCAGGAGTAGATGGGTTTGTAGCTGAGTGTAAACCGGAAGATAAGATAGATGTCATAAAAAAAGAACAATCTGAAGGTAAAATTGTTGCAATGACAGGGGACGGAACTAATGATGCACCAGCTCTTGCTCAGGCTGATGTAGGCCTTGCCATGAATAGTGGAACTACTGCTGCAAAAGAAGCTGCAAATATGGTGGATCTAGATTCAGATCCTACTAAAATACTTGAAGTGGTTGAAATAGGGAAACAACTGCTTATAACAAGAGGGGCACTTACAACCTTTAGCATAGCTAATGATGCTGCAAAATATTTTGCTATAATACCAGCTATATTTACAGCAGCCATACCACAGATGCAGGTTATGAACATTATGAAACTATCTACACCTAATAGTGCTATATTATCAGCATTGATATTTAATGCCATAATAATACCACTTCTGATACCCATTGCTATGAAAGGTGTAAAATATAGAGCTATGAAAGCGGAAATGTTACTTTTGAGAAATATGCTTATATTTGGACTTGGTGGTGTACTCGCACCTTTTGTAGGAATAAAAATTATAGATATGATTATAACTCCAATGGTTAGAATTTTTAATTTAGGTTAA